Genomic DNA from Fibrobacterota bacterium:
GCTGCTTTCCTTCAAGACCGCGTAATAATCCTCGAGCATACCGCGCCGGGCCCTGAGCCGCGATGTCAACTCGCCCCGCTCCGCCTCCAGGCTTTCCGTGGTCAGGTTGCGATCCATCAGCACGCCCATGCCGGCAAGGCCCGCGATGAAGGAATCGGCCCGGGCCGAAGGCACCCGGAACTCCAGATCGGATTTGGAACGGCGCATGAACCATCCACCCAATGAATCCGCCTTGGCGATGAGGATGCGCGCCGCCTGCTCGCTTTCTTCGACTTGAAGGACGCAAGAGAACGTGATGGCGATGCCCGGAGGCCGGCCGGCCGAGTCCGGCGGGGAGAGAGGCGCCGTCGGGTTCGGCTGCGCCTGCGGCAGGCCGATGGGCGTATCGGAGTATCCGCCTTTCGCGGGCAACTGCGGAACGCCCTGCGCCGCTACCGGCGCGGACGGCGGCAAGGCGGCGCAGAGGAAGAACAGGATCGCT
This window encodes:
- a CDS encoding DUF4349 domain-containing protein; amino-acid sequence: MKAILFFLCAALPPSAPVAAQGVPQLPAKGGYSDTPIGLPQAQPNPTAPLSPPDSAGRPPGIAITFSCVLQVEESEQAARILIAKADSLGGWFMRRSKSDLEFRVPSARADSFIAGLAGMGVLMDRNLTTESLEAERGELTSRLRARRGMLEDYYAVLKESSDSTLFTIQNEIVNLQTEIEQSAGQIQKLEDRMAYARVTVAFRFFERAAPLTTAESRFGWLNRLDLPSLMERFPYANPNSF